The Stenotrophomonas sp. NA06056 genome segment CCTGTTCGGCTTCCAGACCCGGGCGGTGGCAGCGGTGCTTGCCGCCTTCAGCCTGGTCACGGCGTTCATTTTCCACCAGCAGCTTGCAGACCCGGTGCAGCAGATCATGTTCCTGAAGAATCTGGCCATCGCCGGCGGCTTCCTGCTGCTGGCATGCAGCGGGCCAGGTCGTTACAGCGTGGACGCAACGCGCGGCAGGGCCTGAGGGGCCAAAGCGCGGCATCACGCAGCTCCGGTGATGCCCTCAGCTGCGTCCGGGCGAAGCCGTAGAGCCCCGCAGCATCAGGCTGAACTCCAGCGTCTGCTGACGCGGGACGTCCACCTGTTCGATGATGGCGAGCAGCAGATTGACCGCGCGCTCACCGATCTCCCGCATCGGCTGCCTGATCGTCGTCAAGGGAGGCGTCAAGTAACGCGATGAACCCAGGTCGTCGAAGCCGACGATGGACAGATCGTCCGGCACGCGGATGCCCAGATCCCTGCAGGCTGCCAAAGTGCCCAGCGCCATCTGGTCGCTGAAGCAGAAGATCGCGGTGGGTGCCGGCGCGACGGCCAACAGTGCCATCGCAGCCGCATGGCCGGATTCCACGGAGAAGTCGCCCGGCACGACGCTGAGGTGGCGCAGGCGGCCACGCGCCCTGCCGGCGGCCCGAACCCCTTCCAGCCGTTGCGTGTGCAAGGGATTGTCAGGCGGTCCACCTACTACCGCGATCCGCTCGTGCCCCAAGCCGTACAGATGGTCCATCACCGCGCGCGCAGCAGCTGCGTTGTCGATGTGGACGCTGGGGATGCCCAGCGCGGGGTCGAACTCGCATCCGTTGACCACCGGCGCAGCGGCACCCCGCTGCTGGACGATGTCGCGCGCCGTCGGCGGCAGCCGATGCCCCAGCACGATCAGGCCATCGGCCTCGTTGCGCCGGAGCATCTGCGCGTAACGCTCCTCGCGCTCGGGCAGGTTCTGGGTATCACCCAGCAGGACGGCGTAGCCGACGGCCTGCGCCGCGTCCTCCGCGCCCTGCAGGATCTGGGCGAAGAACGGATTGGCGATATCCGGGACGGTGACCAGGATCTTGCCGCTGCGCTGGGTCTTGAGCGTCCTGGCCACCGTGTTGGGCACATAGCCCAGCGCCGCCGCGGCCTGTTCGATGCGCGTACGCGTGGCGGGCAGCACTTTGTCCGGCCGGGACAGCGCCCGCGACACCGTGCCGGCCGAGACGCCGACGTGCTTTGCGATGTCGTAGATGGTGGCCATGGCGTTACCTCTTCCTTCCGCTGTGCAGTGCACAACAGGTCTTTCGAATGCCCCTGCTAGGATAATGCAATCGATTGCATCGAGGGCGAATCATCTTGAAAACGCTCAAGGGTCCAGCGCTGTTCCTGGCGCAGTTCATCGGCGACACACCTCCCTTTGATCGGCTGGACACGCTGGCCGGATGGGCCGCGGGCCTGGGCTATTCTGGCCTACAAGTGCCGACCGGCGCGCCTCAGCTGTTCGATCTGGCCAAGGCGGCGCACAGCCAGGCGTACTGCGACGACATCGCCGGCATGCTGACCGGACACGGCCTGCAGATCACCGAGCTGTCCACCCACCTGCAGGGGCAGCTGGTTGCCGTCCATCCTGCCTATGACAGCCTGTTCGACGGGTTCGCGCCGCCGGACAAACGCGGCGATCCTGCCGCCCGCCAGGCCTGGGCGGTGGAGCAACTGCTGCTGGCCGCCAAAGCCAGCCAGCGCCTTGGGCTGACGGCGCATGCCACGTTCTCCGGCGCGCTGGCCTGGCCCTACTTCTATCCCTGGCCACAACGCCCACCTGGGCTGGTGGAGGAAGCCTTCGCCGAACTCGGCCGTCGCTGGCGTCCCATCCTGGATGCGTTCGACGCGTGCGGCGTGGACCTGTGCTTCGAGATCCACCCGGGCGAGGACCTGCACGACGGCGCGACCTTCGAGCGCTTCCTTGACGTGGTGAACCATCATCCCCGCGCGAAGATCCTGTACGACCCCAGCCATATGCTGCTGCAGCAGATGGACTACCTCGGCTTCATCGACCGCTACCACGCTCGCATCGGCATTTTCCACGTGAAGGATGCGGAGTACCACGCCAGCGCCAGCAGTGGCGTGTATGGCGGCTACCAGAACTGGATTGATCGTCCGGGCCGGTTCCGCTCACTCGGCGATGGCCAGATCGACTTCAAGGCGATCTTCTCGAAGTTCGCGCAGTACGACTTCCCCGGCTGGGCAGTGCTGGAGTGGGAGTGCTGCCTGAAGCACCCCGAGGACGGCGCACGGGAGGGTGCCGCCTTCATCCGCGACCACATCATCCGCGTGACCGAACGCGCCTTCGACGACTTTGCCGACAGCGGCACGGACGCCGCTTCACTGCACCGCATGCTGGGAATCTGAGCCGATACCGCCCCGGGAGGGCAAGCCATGACGCACGCCATGTCGCGCTTGGGCGCGATGATGTTTCTGCAGTTCTTCATCTGGGGAGCGTGGTTCGTGACCCTGGGTACCTACCTGGTGCAGGGCCCGCTGCAGGCCAGCGCAAGCCAGGTGGCGACGGCCTTCCTCAGCCAATCCATCGGTGCCATTGTCGCGCCCTTCCTGGTCGGCCTGATCGCCGATCGCTACTTCGCCGCGCAACGCATCCTTGCAGTGCTGCACCTGGCCGGCGCGGCGCTGATGTGGCTGGCGTCCACGGCGACCAGCTTCGACACGTTCTTTGCCTGCGTGATGGGCTACATGCTGCTGTTCATGCCGACACTGGCGCTGGCCAACAGCGTGGCGATGCGGCACATGCAATCGCCCGAGAAGCAGTTCCCGCTGGTGCGGGTGGCCGGCAGCGTCGGCTGGATCGTGGCCGGCGTATTGATCGGCTGGCTGGGCTGGGAACAGGCGCACCGACTCGAACTGACCTTCCGGATGGCGGCGATGGCGTCGCTGGCGCTGGGCCTGTATGCGTTCACCCT includes the following:
- a CDS encoding DoxX family protein — encoded protein: MNTSLHSLAKLAARVLLMLLFLVSGLGKLSDPAGTQGYMAAMGLPGILLWPTIVFEIGTALCILFGFQTRAVAAVLAAFSLVTAFIFHQQLADPVQQIMFLKNLAIAGGFLLLACSGPGRYSVDATRGRA
- a CDS encoding LacI family DNA-binding transcriptional regulator, which codes for MATIYDIAKHVGVSAGTVSRALSRPDKVLPATRTRIEQAAAALGYVPNTVARTLKTQRSGKILVTVPDIANPFFAQILQGAEDAAQAVGYAVLLGDTQNLPEREERYAQMLRRNEADGLIVLGHRLPPTARDIVQQRGAAAPVVNGCEFDPALGIPSVHIDNAAAARAVMDHLYGLGHERIAVVGGPPDNPLHTQRLEGVRAAGRARGRLRHLSVVPGDFSVESGHAAAMALLAVAPAPTAIFCFSDQMALGTLAACRDLGIRVPDDLSIVGFDDLGSSRYLTPPLTTIRQPMREIGERAVNLLLAIIEQVDVPRQQTLEFSLMLRGSTASPGRS
- a CDS encoding sugar phosphate isomerase/epimerase family protein, giving the protein MKTLKGPALFLAQFIGDTPPFDRLDTLAGWAAGLGYSGLQVPTGAPQLFDLAKAAHSQAYCDDIAGMLTGHGLQITELSTHLQGQLVAVHPAYDSLFDGFAPPDKRGDPAARQAWAVEQLLLAAKASQRLGLTAHATFSGALAWPYFYPWPQRPPGLVEEAFAELGRRWRPILDAFDACGVDLCFEIHPGEDLHDGATFERFLDVVNHHPRAKILYDPSHMLLQQMDYLGFIDRYHARIGIFHVKDAEYHASASSGVYGGYQNWIDRPGRFRSLGDGQIDFKAIFSKFAQYDFPGWAVLEWECCLKHPEDGAREGAAFIRDHIIRVTERAFDDFADSGTDAASLHRMLGI